ttacacagttTATACTGTAAAGTTGTACTtttcatataatataatttagttttttttatatatacataaaagaATTTCGAGAATGCAGTGCAAGAAAACATCACCGTCGGTGGTTTATCCTGGGATGAAGCCGCAGAGGAGAACGGTGAAGGTGTGATTATAAAAGCCCTCTAATGAGTGTTGTGATAACATAGTGACTGTATTAATAAAGATATTAGTTTAGTGCAAAGTTCTACAAATACTTAAACATAGAGCAGGATTACAGCTGCTCAGTCCGCAACATGATTTAACACAGTGGgtatttttaaaccttttttttgttacaatggTGAAAATCACAGCCCATCGTTATGgaggttgtgttgtgttgtgttgtgttgtgttgtgttgtgttgtgttgtgtattgtgCTCTGATGCTTCTCTAGATTACGAGTGCAGCACGGTGGACGACCTTCTGGATGAGAAGATTGTCCAGACTAGCTGGAAACGCAGCGTTTACCCAAAGAAAATTCTGCCATATTTTGTCCGGTCCCTGAAAGCCGAGCGCAAACTCATGGTTCGTTACTTGACGCTTTTATAAAGAAGAAAATGTGCAATCTCTCAACATCTAGGATCCAAAATGCCTGTGGATGATGTGTTGGTTAAGtggtgagtttttattattgctcATGTTTGTTTTAGGGTTTGTTTGACAATACGGTGAAAGCACAAGAAGTGAAGCGGGATCCTGTTCAGGGTAAGTGTTCACTTCAGTGCATTACTTTAGATTGAGAATCCTTGATGCTGTTGGGGAGGGATAAGCTTTTAATGCAGAATCTGTCCTTGCGCAGACACCATCATGAGCAGTGTTTCTGCTGCTGCACCCGGGATGTTCAGACAAGCGTCTACAGTCATGAAGGTACACCACACTCATTGCCCACCAATGATGGTCCATCTGTTGATGTTCTGATGATGCTATGGATGATTATTTTCGCTTCTTGGGGCTGCTGTtgtaatcataaacactgtccTGTGCATATCCTTGGGTGCTTGTTCAAAATCCGCTCGTGCTGAACGTCCTTCCAGCTGCCGGGCTTTACTCTTAACTCTGAAAACAGTAATGCACAATCTCATATCCTgtatatactacagtatatctTTCCTCAGATTCTACAGCATCTGCAGTTACACAGTCCTGACATTAAGGTGTGCTGCAGCACCTTCAGCAGGTCCCTGGGACTGTACACTTATACACGATACTCTGTGCATCTTTGCAGGAGCTGTAACTCAAAATCAGAGCTGTGAGGAGAACAGTTTCTAATTCTCTGCTCAAAAACCCACAAACCTTAGACCATTTATCAGACATGTGTACACACAGCTGTGCATTGATTAAATCCCAGGCATTATAGACACTGCCAGGCTGACTTACACCAGGAAACTCCACTAAATCACCATATATGGTCAACAACTTCCCTTTATTAGACCCTgcttttgttattattagttagttacattagttattattattagttacatacagtggggggaaataagtattggaggtgtcaacatttttttttagtaaatatgtcacacccctcttcatctccctccactgtagctgcttcctgtagctgcccgtatcaacttcaaggccttgatgctcacgtacaagacctcgTCTAGATCAGctcccccctacctcaacactctcctgaaggcttatttttcctcacacaaTCTGCTTTATGCACATATATATTGTAGTTTATGGTGCATTAGATGCATTAAGAGatgtattattttatgaagatcacatttgttattaaaacTACACGCTCACAGTATGTTAAGCTTTATTgttgtccactttattaggaacacattcatgcaattctcAGATAGTTGGATGAATGAGCAATGTtcttaataaagaataaattcTTCACATGGTTTTGATTATCTAAGTggttttgtatgtgtatgtatacttatgtatgtgtgaatatatattaattatacaaAACCACTTAGATAATCAAAACCATGTGAAGAATTTACTCTTGATTaagaacacctgctcattcatccaGCTATCTGAGAactgcgtttgtgtgtgtgtgtgtgtgtatatatatatatatatatatatatatatatatatatatatatatataaatataaataaatatatatatatatatataatatatatttgtttggcCGACAGACTTTGAAGGAGGTGAAGCAGATGGCAGAAGGTCTTCACCAGGTGCTGAACACGCAGCCTTCAGCCGAGACCCTGGAGGCCTACAGAGATGTGTTCAGTAACTCCGAGGGAAAACGTGCTGAAGTCCGGTGCAGCAGCGAGTCTAACAGACAGTCCATTAAAGGAGCTGCGTCTGAGAGAGAATACAGCACACGATATGTTCCTGTGGTTCCATCCACTCCAGATCAATAAgtagtgagggagggagggagggagggagggagggaaggaaggaaggaaggaatgaatcCAGCTCTTGGAGCAGCATGTTGTTTTGTATGGAATGATTCTACTTCTGTGTTtttcaaaagtatgtgcacccctgaccatcacaaccacATGTTGTTCTTCCCCGAACTGTTTCTACAAAGTTTAAaccacacaactgtatagaacttctctgtatgctgtagcattagagtttcccttcactggaactaagcggcccaaacctgttccagcatgacacaaagTGAGCCCCATGAAGACATTGCGTGGTAAGGTTGGAAGAACTTGTgtttcctgcacagagccctgacctcaaccccactgaacacctttgggatgaactggaactcctcacccaacatcagtgcctgacctcaacctcactaatgctcttgtagttgaatgaacacaaatccccacagccacaccccaaaatctagtggaatgccttcccagaagactggaggagGTTGTTATAACAGTGAAAGAGGGAATATATCtgtgttaatgcccatggttttgtcAAGGGCGCCTACTTTTTGTCATATAGTGCATGTAGGTAGATTATTTAATCTGTATCCtcttattgttattcttttgtttgtatatcaattttaaaaacatttttaatt
This genomic interval from Ictalurus furcatus strain D&B chromosome 2, Billie_1.0, whole genome shotgun sequence contains the following:
- the nsl1 gene encoding kinetochore-associated protein NSL1 homolog, with translation MADAVGDPTSIAEKHQDVRVNVKSKRIFAYQLAKYKSLLIKLLERQPELNESDVEKILEEILMNFENAVQENITVGGLSWDEAAEENGEDYECSTVDDLLDEKIVQTSWKRSVYPKKILPYFVRSLKAERKLMGLFDNTVKAQEVKRDPVQDTIMSSVSAAAPGMFRQASTVMKTLKEVKQMAEGLHQVLNTQPSAETLEAYRDVFSNSEGKRAEVRCSSESNRQSIKGAASEREYSTRYVPVVPSTPDQ